In a single window of the Clarias gariepinus isolate MV-2021 ecotype Netherlands chromosome 16, CGAR_prim_01v2, whole genome shotgun sequence genome:
- the smim13 gene encoding small integral membrane protein 13 has protein sequence MWQSLGLTVLVIVATLTCVLLFMLFGWYVVWQLFLSKFKFLRELVGDTGSPQAETEPSESESERSSPPTPRHRAKPARQRVAFPSSTT, from the exons atgtggcAGAGCCTGGGTTTGACTGTGCTGGTCATCGTGGCCACTCTCACCTGTGTGCTGCTCTTCATGCTCTTCG GTTGGTATGTGGTGTGGCAGCTCTTCCTGTCCAAGTTTAAGTTCCTGCGAGAGCTGGTCGGGGACACGGGCTCGCCGCAGGCCGAAACGGAACCCTCGGAATCGGAGAGCGAGCGCAGCTCCCCCCCGACGCCCCGCCATCGCGCCAAACCCGCACGCCAAAGAGTGGCTTTCCCAAGCAGCACTACATAA